A stretch of DNA from Catenulispora acidiphila DSM 44928:
TAAGCGCTACGCCATCCCGATCGCCTACATGGCGCACGACGGGAAGATCCTGATCGGCACGCAGTTCGGCTGGAGCCGCAACCTGCGCACCGGCGACCCGATCCAGGTCCGCTACAAGGGAAAGCTCCGCTCGGCCGACGTCGAGGTGGTGACGGACCCCGACCGCGTCGCCGAGCTGTACACGGTGATGTGCCGCAAGAACCACGCTTTCGCGAACTTCCACGCTATCGGCTTCGACTCCTCCGGTGAGCCGGACGCGGACGCGGTGCGGGCGGCTGTGGAGCAGGGCGCGCGGGCGATATTGCTGACGCCTCAGGTGGGGTGAGCAACCTGGCGCTACCAAGTCCCCGAACGTAGAACGACGGCGGCCGCGGATCAGATCCGCGGCCGCCGTGCTGTGCCGTGTGGAGTGCCCCTTGCCCGCCCTCGCCGCCGCGGACCTGCACATGGTGGTGAGGTGTGCCCTGTGCGCCGTTACCTGTGCGCTGTGCTGGGCTCATTTGTGGAGTGGGGAGTCGAACCCCCGCACTGCCCTTCGTGCACCATCGGTGAGCCGAGTTTTCCCCGTCGGCTCGTCGGGGTCGTGCTCGCCTCCGCGGCGGCTACCTGCTCCACACGGCTGACCTCGCCGGTCGCCCGGCGGGTCAGTCCAGAAGATCGACCTCCCAGTTGGCGCGCTGGATGCGGACGTCGATTTCGCGGATCTCGCGGCTCAGGGCGTCGCTCTGCGCGCGCAGGGCGGAGACCCGCAGCGCCGAGAGCATCTTCAGCTCCGAGCGTAGTTGGCGCTGGTAGCCCGTGTTCTTGCCGGCGGCGGCGTCGGCCGCGGCGGTCACGACCGAGTGGCGCAGGCGGAGGGTGTCGCGGCGGGCCAGGGCGTCGCTGAGGGTGCCGTCGGGACCGATCGTGGCCGCGGCGTTGGTGCGGTTGATGCGGCGGATCAGCTCCTCGAGGTGGTCCAGGGTGGTGCCTGCTTCGGCCAGCAGTGTCGCGGCGTTCTCGGAGGGCTCCTCGCCTTCCTGGTAGCGCGCGTTGGCCACGATGCGTGCCTTCAGCTGATCGACGCGGCGTGCCGCGTCGGCGCGCAGGGCCAGTGCTTCAGCCACTTTCATTCCGGTCACCCCCCTTTTCTTCCTGCCGATGTCCATAGTGCCGATACGCATAACCGGGAATCCCGATCAGGCCGGAATCCCCAGCTCCACGTCCGCGCCCAGCGCGGAGAGCTTCGCCTCGAAGTCCTCGTAGCCGCGGTGGATCAGGCTGATGCCGTGCACGGTGGACGTCCCCTGGGCGGCGAGGGCGGCGATCAGGTAGCTGAAGCCGGCGCGCAGGTCGGGGATGGTCAGTTCGGCGCCGTGCAGCTTGGTCGGGCCGGAGATGACCGCCGAGTGCATGAAGTTGCGCTGGCCGAAGCGGCAGGCGCTGCCGCCGAGGCACTCGCGGTAGAGCTGGATCTGGGCGCCCATGCGGTTCAGCGCCTCGGTGAAGCCCAGGCGCTGCTCGTAGACCGTCTCGTGGATGATCGACAGGCCGTGCGCCTGCGTCAGCGCGACGACCAGCGGCTGCTGCCAGTCCGTGGACAGGCCCGGGTGGACGTCGGTCTCCAGCGCCAGGGCGCGCATCTGGCCGCCGGAGTGCCAGAAGCGGATCGACGGGTTGCCGGGGGCGTCGTCGACCTCGAAGTCTCCCCCTATGCGGCGGAAGACGTTCAGGAACGTCATCATCTCGCCCTGCGAGGCGCCGATGACGCGGATGTCGCCGCCGGTGGCCAGGGCCGCGCAGGCCCAGGACGCGGTCTCCAGGCGGTCCGGGACGGCGCGGTGGGTGAAGCCGTCCAGGCGGTCGACGCCGATGATGCGGACCACGCGGTCGTTGTGGACGGAGATTATGGCGCCCATCTTCTGCAGCACCGCGATCAGGTCCACGATCTCCGGCTCGGTCGCGGCGTTGGAGAGCTCTGTCACACCCTCGGCCAGCACCGCGGTCAGCAGCACCTGCTCGGTCGCCCCGACGCTGGGGTACGGCAGCCGGATGTGCGTGCCGCGCAGCCGCTCGGGCGCCGAGATCAGCAGGCCCTCGGGGCGCTTCTCGACCACCGCGCCGAAGGCGCGCAGGGCGTCCAGGTGGAAGTCGATCGGACGGTCGCCGATCTTGCAGCCGCCCAGGTCCGGGATGAAGGCGCGGCCCAGCCGGTGCAGCAGCGGACCGCAGAACAGCACCGGGATGCGGCTGGTCCCGGCGTGCGCCTCGACCGCCGCGTCGCTCGCCGCCTCGACCGAAGCCGGGTCCAGGATCAGCGTGTCGGGGCTCTCGCCCCGGGTCACCGAGACGCCGTGCGCCTCCAGCAGACCGGTGACGATCCGCACGTCCGAGATCTGGGGCACGTTGTGCAGGACCGAGGTCCCGTGTCCCAGCAGCGCGGCGACCATCGCTTTGGGCACCAGGTTTTTGGCGCCCCGGACCCGGACCTCACCGGACAGGGCGGCTCCGCCGTGCACTGTCAGGACGTCGGAGGAGGTGCTCAGAGCCATGGTTCTCCACTGGGTGTGTGCTTGCGGACCGCTACAGGGGGACGGGTCGGCGGCCGATCCAGGGTACTCGAACACCGGGCGCATGCGGTCGAAGCTGACGAAGATCGCAGTTCGCTCGGGCGCCGTCCCCGCCGGCGACAACAGGAAGTGCCGATTCGAACGCTGAGGGTCGCTGACTTGCGCCGGGCGGCGCACAGATAGTCAACGGAGCGTCAAGAGCGCGTCGCGGACGCGCGGGCCTTGGGGCAAAAGGCGCCAGCGGGGGTCCGGGTGCGGGATCATGTGTGCCATGACGGACGCAGGGCGCGACGCGGGGGAGCAGGACAGCGGCAGAGTGCCGCTGGAACGGCTGACCGGCAAACTGCTGGTCGCCACCACGGTCCTGGTCGACCCCAACTTCGACCGCACGGTGGTGCTGGTCGTCGACCACGACGACGACGGCACGCTCGGCGTCGTCCTCAACCGGCCCGGGAGCCTGGACGTCGAGGACGTGCTGGAGACCTGGGCGCCGCTGGCGGCCGAGCCGCCGACGGTGTTCCTGGGCGGCCCGGTCGCGCTGGACTCCGCGCTGGGCATCGCCTGTGTGCGTCCGGAGGCGGCGGTGCCGGGCGAGGAGCCGCTGGGCTGGCGCCAGTTCTCCGGACGCCTGGGCCTGGTGGACCTGGACGCGCCGCCGGAAGTGCTGGCGCCGGACCTGACGGCGTTGCGGATCTTCGCCGGGTACGCCGGCTGGGGACCGGGGCAGCTGGCCGGCGAGCTGGCGCAGCGGGCGTGGTACGTGGTCGAGCCGGAGCTGGCCGACGTGTTCACCACCGAGCCGGAGGAGCTGTGGCGCCGGGTGCTGCGCCGCCAGGGCGGGACCATCGCGATGGTCGCGAACTGGACCGAGGACCCTGATCTCAATTAACTGATGAAGAACGCTCGATATCGCCTGATGCTGCCCGATACCACCTGATACCGAGGCGGAAATCACTCGGCGCCGCGGCCGCACCACGGCGCCGAGCTGTTTTCGGGCGCGCCGGGCGGCGCTACTGCGTGGAGCTCAGTCCTGTGGAGATGTCCTTCATGCTCGGGATCTCCGACCCGACCGCGCCGGTCTTGAGCAGGATGCCGTAGAGCACCACCGCCAGACCCAGCACCAGCGCCGCCTGCGCGATCGCCCGCGAGCGCAGCTTGTTCTTGCGCGCCGTCCACAAAGCCAGGACCACCAGCGCCAGCAGCACCGCGACCAGGCCGAGGATGATCTGCGCCCAGGACTGGTAGGAGACCCAGTCGCGCTGCACGCCGAACGGGTCCTGCTTGGTGCGCGGGACGTTGTTCTTGAAGTCCGACCAGGTGCGGGCCGCGTCGTGCGCCTGGACCAGCGGGTTCACCAGCAGGTAGGCGCCGGCGGCCAGGGCGGCCAGGACCAGCGCCAGGATCGAGGCGGCGTCGATGCCGGGCAGGAAAGTCGCCGCGACGCCGGTGTTCGGGGCGTTCGGGTCGGCCGGTCCGCCGAGCTCGGAGCCCTCTTCGGGGGCGGTGCCCCAGGGGTTCTCGGTGTAGGCGCCGGTCGCCGGGTCCTGCGTCATCGAGGACTCGGAGCCGGGCTCGGCGACGGATGCGCCGGCCGGAGCCGCGGCGGCCGCTGCGGACCCGGTCGATGCGCCCGACGCGGTCTCGGCGCCGGTCTTCGGGGCGTCGCCGAGAGGCTGAGCGCCCTCGGCGGTCGGCTGGGTACTCCCGGACGGCTGCGCCGGAGCCGGAGTCGGAGCCGGAGTCGGCTGCGCCGGCGTCGTGGGCCGGTCGACCGGACCGCCCGGCGGCGGGCCGGCGTTCGGGTCCGGCGGAGTATTCGGGTTCTCGGTCACGGCATCAGTCCATTCATAACGGTTCGCACCATTGTGACCGGTTGGTAGCCCGCAACCCGGGGCGGCGCGCGGCGCCCGAAGATGCCCTTTGCCGGTTACCCGCCGGTAAGTCATATTTGCGGAACCCTCACGCCGGTGCGGCGTCATTGCGCTCCGCACGCTCGCGAGCGTGCGGAGCGGCATAGACTCGACAGCATGAGCACGCCGACTTTCGAACCCGACACGGACACCGGCGGCTCGACGATCGTCGAGGAACGCGTCGAGTCCGACTATCGCTACGAGCCCGGTGACGAGGAGCGCTTCGCCCACTACGCCGAGCGCGACAAGATCATGGAGGCGTCCGTCTTCGGGACGCCGCTGACCGCTCTGTGCGGCAAGGTGTGGGTACCCTCGCGGGACCCGAGCCGGTTCCCCGTGTGCCCGGAGTGCAAGGAGATCTTCGAGGGCCTGGAGTCCGGCGGCGGCGACGACGGGGACGGCGGGACGAGCTGACCGGGATCATGGGTTCGGACGGTTTCGGGCCGTCCGGCGACGGGGGATTCGGGGGCGGCGCGGTACCGGCGGGCGGTCACGCGCTGCCGACCCGCTCCGCCGGCAGCCCGGAAAGCGCGCTGGTCTTCGGCGGCGACGCCGAGCGCCCCGGCTTCGAGCTGGGCACTTTCGAGACGGATGACGACGACGGCGAGGGCGCCGACGGCCCTGATGGCGCTGATGGGGCTGACGGCGCTGGCGGCGGCGAGATAACCGGGCCGCGGCTGCGGGAGTACGGCGGTCCGGCGAGGTCCGGCGCGGCTGGTCCGGCGGGTGCGGCTGGGCAGATCGGTCCGGGCGCGGTCGGCGGCGAATGGCTCGCTGGCGCGGGCTTCCTGGGCGGCGAGCGGTCGGCAGGTGCGGGTCCGGTCGGCAGTGAGTGGCGACCTGGTGCAGGTTCGGCGAGTGGCGAGTCGCAGGCTGGCGCGGGCTTGCTCGGCGGCGAGCGGTCGCCAGCTGCGGCTCCGGTCGGCAGTGAGTGGCGCCCCGGTGCAGGTTCGGCGAGTGGCGAGTTGTCGGCTGCTGCGAGCGGATCCGGCGGCGCGATATCGGGTGCTGCCGGTGCTGCTGGTCAGGCTCCGCGTGGTGCGTTCGATCGAGCCGATGCCGTCGCCGCAGGACCCGACCAACCGCCTCCCCCCACCGTCGGCTCCGGTCTGGCGGGCTCCCACGTCGCCGCCGCCCGCGCGCTGTTCGGTCCGCAGACCGTGGTCGAAGCGGTCCAGGTCCTGGCTGAGCATCCCGATGCCGTGATCATCGCCGGCGGAACGGTTGCCATGCCTGAGATCACCGCGGGCCGCCGTCACCCCGGCACTGTCCTCACCCTGCATCGCTGCGCCGAGCTGCGCGGCTGGTCCACCGGTAGTGGCGAGGTGTTGCTGCACGCCGGCCTCACTCTCGCCGAGATGCAGCAGCGTGATCTGCGGCAGCAGGTTCCGGCGTTGAACCAGGCCGCGCGGACCATGGGCGCGCCGCACATCCGTGCCGTCGCCACTCTCGGTGGGAACCTGGTGGTCGGGCCGTCCTCCGCCGATCTGCCGGTGGTGCTCGCCGCGCTCGGGGCGTCGGTGCTGGTGGCGTCCGCCGACGGTGTGCGGACCGTGAGCATCTCCGACTTCTACGATCGCGACGGCGTTCCGCAGCTCTCGTCCGGCGAGCTGGTTGTGGGCGCGCGGGTCCCGGTTGTGGATGGCATGCAGGGCTTCATGAAGATCGGGGTTCGCGGCGGGATTTCGCGCGCGATCCTGTCGATCATGCTGGCCGTGGATCCGGCGCGGCGGAGTGCGACGTGTGTCGTCGGTGCGATGGCGCTGGCCGCGCTGCCGTCGGGGACCGGGCGCGGCGGGCTGCCGACGCTGCTGCGCGCGGACCACGCCGACCGCTGGCTGGCCGAGCAGGTGGACTGGGAGGCCGGCGCGATCGCCGACCCGAGCGTCTATGAGACCTTCGGGCGCCTGGTCGCCGACTCGCTCGTCTACGGCGACGGGGGCGGCACGATCGGCGGGGGAGGCGACCCGTATCGTCGCAAGGCCGTGGAGATCTGCGCCCGCCGCGCCCTGCTGCGCGCCCTGCCGCCGCTGGGCTGGCTGGACCAGGTCCGCGAACTGCAGAAACGAGCGGACTTCCAGCGGGCCAAGCAGCGTGTCGAGCGCGCCGAGCAGGCACGGAACCAGGACCGGTAGCCATCGGTTAAGAGCCACATCAGTAAGAGCCACATCAGATAAGAGCCACATCAGTAAGAGCCACATCAGCAAGAGTCAGTAGGGGGACGGACCAGTGAGCCACAGGTGAGCGAGTCGGCGGTCGAATGGCCGGCCGTGGGCCTGACGCTGCGCGTCGACGGGCACGAATACCCCGTGCCGCAGGTGTGGATCGGCGACTCGCTGCTGGCGGTGTTGCGCGAGCGCCTGGACCTCGACGAGCCGCGCGACGGCTGCTCGGTCGGGGAATGCGGGTCCTGTCTGGTGCTGCTCGACGGCCGTCCCGCGGCGGCCTGCCTGGTCCCCGCGGTCGCGGCGGCCGACCGGGACGTCCGCACCCCGCAGGACGCCGCCTTC
This window harbors:
- a CDS encoding FAD binding domain-containing protein — encoded protein: MGSDGFGPSGDGGFGGGAVPAGGHALPTRSAGSPESALVFGGDAERPGFELGTFETDDDDGEGADGPDGADGADGAGGGEITGPRLREYGGPARSGAAGPAGAAGQIGPGAVGGEWLAGAGFLGGERSAGAGPVGSEWRPGAGSASGESQAGAGLLGGERSPAAAPVGSEWRPGAGSASGELSAAASGSGGAISGAAGAAGQAPRGAFDRADAVAAGPDQPPPPTVGSGLAGSHVAAARALFGPQTVVEAVQVLAEHPDAVIIAGGTVAMPEITAGRRHPGTVLTLHRCAELRGWSTGSGEVLLHAGLTLAEMQQRDLRQQVPALNQAARTMGAPHIRAVATLGGNLVVGPSSADLPVVLAALGASVLVASADGVRTVSISDFYDRDGVPQLSSGELVVGARVPVVDGMQGFMKIGVRGGISRAILSIMLAVDPARRSATCVVGAMALAALPSGTGRGGLPTLLRADHADRWLAEQVDWEAGAIADPSVYETFGRLVADSLVYGDGGGTIGGGGDPYRRKAVEICARRALLRALPPLGWLDQVRELQKRADFQRAKQRVERAEQARNQDR
- a CDS encoding nitroreductase/quinone reductase family protein; protein product: MGTETKPAGRPAGRAQKLRVQGLVNAISRAALSTPGVAKGIGQNLILLYVYGRKSGKRYAIPIAYMAHDGKILIGTQFGWSRNLRTGDPIQVRYKGKLRSADVEVVTDPDRVAELYTVMCRKNHAFANFHAIGFDSSGEPDADAVRAAVEQGARAILLTPQVG
- the murA gene encoding UDP-N-acetylglucosamine 1-carboxyvinyltransferase, which gives rise to MALSTSSDVLTVHGGAALSGEVRVRGAKNLVPKAMVAALLGHGTSVLHNVPQISDVRIVTGLLEAHGVSVTRGESPDTLILDPASVEAASDAAVEAHAGTSRIPVLFCGPLLHRLGRAFIPDLGGCKIGDRPIDFHLDALRAFGAVVEKRPEGLLISAPERLRGTHIRLPYPSVGATEQVLLTAVLAEGVTELSNAATEPEIVDLIAVLQKMGAIISVHNDRVVRIIGVDRLDGFTHRAVPDRLETASWACAALATGGDIRVIGASQGEMMTFLNVFRRIGGDFEVDDAPGNPSIRFWHSGGQMRALALETDVHPGLSTDWQQPLVVALTQAHGLSIIHETVYEQRLGFTEALNRMGAQIQLYRECLGGSACRFGQRNFMHSAVISGPTKLHGAELTIPDLRAGFSYLIAALAAQGTSTVHGISLIHRGYEDFEAKLSALGADVELGIPA
- a CDS encoding DUF3039 domain-containing protein is translated as MSTPTFEPDTDTGGSTIVEERVESDYRYEPGDEERFAHYAERDKIMEASVFGTPLTALCGKVWVPSRDPSRFPVCPECKEIFEGLESGGGDDGDGGTS
- a CDS encoding YqgE/AlgH family protein, translating into MTDAGRDAGEQDSGRVPLERLTGKLLVATTVLVDPNFDRTVVLVVDHDDDGTLGVVLNRPGSLDVEDVLETWAPLAAEPPTVFLGGPVALDSALGIACVRPEAAVPGEEPLGWRQFSGRLGLVDLDAPPEVLAPDLTALRIFAGYAGWGPGQLAGELAQRAWYVVEPELADVFTTEPEELWRRVLRRQGGTIAMVANWTEDPDLN
- a CDS encoding DIP1984 family protein, giving the protein MKVAEALALRADAARRVDQLKARIVANARYQEGEEPSENAATLLAEAGTTLDHLEELIRRINRTNAAATIGPDGTLSDALARRDTLRLRHSVVTAAADAAAGKNTGYQRQLRSELKMLSALRVSALRAQSDALSREIREIDVRIQRANWEVDLLD